GCGGTCGCGCACGCGCGGGAAGCCGTTGAACGGGATCTGGGCCACCACGGCAGCGATCCCGGGGTCGTCGGCCGCGACCGAGATGACATGCGCGCCGCCGAGAGAGTTGCCCCACAGCGCGACCCGACCGGGGTCGAGGTCCTGGCGTCCCCTGACCCACGCGACCGCGGCCCGGAGGTCCTCCTGCTGGCTGGCGAGGTCGACGACCTGGCGTGGCTCGCCGCCGCTCTCGCCGAACCCGCGATAGTCGAACACCAGGGCGGCGATCCCGCCGGTGGCGAACCGTTCGGCATGGGGAACCAACCGATCCATCGTTCCGCTGAAACCATGGGCGAGGACGACAGCCGGCCAGCGCGTGTCGGTACCGGCCGCCGCCTCGGGGACGAACAGGTAGCCGGCGCAGGCGTCAGCACCTGATACGAAGGAGACCTTCTCTCGCCTCATCACAGTGACCTCCTCGGTCAGCTCACCCCCCGACCAGCGCCCGTGACCCCGAGGGCCAGGAGCAGGCCAGCGCGGAGCCAGACCATCGAGCGCGCCACCAGGTCCTTCCCCTCCCCCTCCCGTTGCTCGGGTTCGCCTACCAGCAGGCTACGGACACGCCCGGGCCCCGGCATCACCCGATAGTGCGACAACGGGTGTGATCCTCCCGCCCGGCCAGCCCTACAATGGGCCGCCCAACAGGACTGTCAGGTGTCGGACGGGCAGGAGCGTGCGAGGCGGCCATGGTGGAGCCCACCACGCCGCGACCGCCCGGAGTCAGACTTGCCGAGCACGACGGCCTGCTGGCCACCAAGCTGCACATCCCCAGGCCGCGTCCCGAACTCCTGTCCCGCGCCCGCCTGATCGAGCGCCTGACCGAGGGGACAGCCCGCGAGCTGGTCCTGGTGTGCACGCCGGCCGGGTTCGGCAAGACGACCCTGCTGGCCGACTGGGCCCGAGGCACCCCGCGGCCGGTGGCCTGGGTGTCGCTGGACGAGGGCGACAACGACCCGACCCGGTTCTGGCGGCATGTCGCGGCCGCGCTGGACCAGGTGCGACCCGGGCTCGGCGAGCGGGCCGGCGCGCTGCTGCGCGATGCCGGTCGGGCCTCGTTCGAGGCGGTGCCGGCCGCGCTCGTCAACGAGCTGGCCGGCGGACCGGACGAGGTCGTGCTGATACTGGACGACTACCACCTCGTCGATGCGCCACCGGTCCACCAGTCCTTGGCGTTCCTGCTGGAGCACCTGCCGACGCAGGCGCACCTGGTCGTGGCCAGCCGCGCCGATCCGCCGCTGCCGCTGGCCCGGCTACGGGCCAGCGGCCAGCTGGCCGAGCTGCGCGCCGCCGACCTGCGCTTCACCCCGGATGATGCGGCCGCGTTGCTGCGTACCGCGGTCGGGTCCGGCCTGCCCGAGGCGGCCGTGGCGGCGCTGGCCGACCGGACCGAAGGCTGGGTGGCCGGGCTCCAGCTGGCCGCGCTGTCGCTGCAGGGCCGTGCCGACGTCACCGCCTTCGTGGAGGGGTTCTCGGGCAGCCACCGGTACGTTCTCGACTACCTGGCCGAGGAGGTGCTCGACCGCCAACCGCAGCGGCTACGCCAGTTCCTGCTGGCGACCTCCGTGCTGGAGCGCCTCTCGGGGCCGCTGTGCGACGCGATCACCGGCCGCAGCGACAGTCAGGGGCTGCTGGAGCAGGCCGAGCGGGCCAGCCTGTTCCTCGTCCCCCTGGATGAGGTGCGCGGCTGGTGGCGCTACCACCAGCTGTTCGCCGATCTGCTCCGCGGCCGGCTGTCGCGGGAGCAGCCCGAGCGGGTGCTCGAGCTGCACCGGGCCGCGGCCGCCTGGTCGGAGGCGCACGGGCTGGTCGACGACGCCATCCGGCATGCCCTAACCGCCGGCGACGCCACCTGGGCGGCCCGGCTGGTCGAGCGGCACTTCGACGCGTTGCTGCAACGCGCCGAGGGCGCGACGGTCGACCGCTGGGTGGAGGCGCTACCGGCCGAGCTGGTCCGCTCCCGGCCCCGGCTGCTGCTGGCCCAGGCGGTGTGGGCGTTGCTCGTGGGCCGCATACACGACGCCGAGCCCTTGCTGGACCAGGCCGAGGCGGCGCTGGCGGCCGGCGGTGATGAGCCGTACGAGCCCTCGGTCGGCCGGGCGGCCAGCCTGGTGGCCAACCTGCCCGCCTCGATCGCGATTGCGCGCGCGGACCTTGCCCGGCGGCGCGGGGACGCCGAACGCGTCGACGCCTTCGCCCAAGGGGCCTTGACCCATCTCACCAAGAAGGACCGGGCGCTACGCTGGGCGGTCGACCGGTACCTGGCCGTGGCCGCCTGGCAGCGGGGTGAGCTGGCCCAGGCCGAGCGGCTGTTGATCGACCTGGTCGGCGAACACTGGGCGCCCGGCGAGGGCTTCCTGGCCGTGCGGCCCCGCTACGACCTGGGTCAGGTGCAGCGCGCCCGCGGCCGTCTGGGTGCGGCGCTGCGCACCTACCGGCAGGTGCTTGCCGCCGGCGGCGGGACGGGCCGCCCGTTGTCGGCGGCCGGCATGGCCCACGTGGGCATGGCCGGCGTGCTCTTTGAGCGCAGCGAGCTGGACGGCGCACTCGATCACGCCTCCCAGGGCGTCGAGCTGTGCCGGCAGCTCGCCTACACCCAGCCGCTGCTGGCCGGCCTGGCCACGCTGGCCTGGATCCGGCACGCCCGGGGCGACCGGGCCGGCGCCTTGGCGGCGATCGCCGAGGCTGAGCAGATCGAGCCGAGCCCGGAGGTCGTCGACCTGCTCAACCCCGTACCGGCCCTGCGGGCCCGGCTGGCCCTCGCCCATGGTGAGGTCACCGACGCCGCCCACTGGGTCCAGGCGCGCGGCCTGGACGTCGAGGACCAACCCAGCTACCCACGCGAGCACGAGTACCTGGTGCTGGCCCGCGTGCTGGTCGCCCAGGGCGATCCCGAGCGGGCGCTCGGGCTGCTGGAGCGGCTGCGTGCCGAGGCGGCGGCCCAGGGGCGGACCGGCAGCGTCATCGAGGTGCGGACCCTCCAAGCACTGGCGCTGGACGCCAGTGGTGATCAGGCCGGCGCGCTGGACGTGCTGGCCGAAGCGGTCGCGCTCGGCGCGCCCGAGGGCTACCTGCGGGTGTTCATCGACGAGGGCCCCCCGATGGCCGCCCTGTTCCGAGAACTGCTGGCACGCCGGCGCCGGGCGCGGCCGGCGACCGTCGCCGCACCACGCGACCATCTCGCCCGCCTGGTGGAGGCCTTCGAGCAGGCCGACCTGCCCATCCGCCCACCCGCCAGCCACGGCCGCGTGGTGGCGCCGGGGATGGTCGAGCCGCTGACCGCCCGCGAGCTGGAGGTGCTGCGGCTGCTGGCCGCCGGCAAGTCCAACCAGGCGATCGCCAGGCAGCTGGTGGTGACCCTGGACACCGTCAAGAGCCACGTCGGCCACATCCTCGCCAAGCTGGGCGCGGCCAACCGCACCGAGGCGGTCGCTCGGGCGCGGGACCTCGGGTTGCTGGGCTGAGCGGCGCCAAGGAGGTCAGGCCCGGTTCCCGGCCTCGCCGACGCGGTCCACGACCTCATCCGCCGCTTCCATGACACATCCTGATCGGCGAGGTTCCCTGCTCCTTCTCACCGGCGAGGCTCGGCCGGAACCGGGCCAGCGTCCTGGCGCCCCACAGGAACGCCACGGTGCCGGCCGCGATGGCGGTGAGCACCCCGGCGACCGCCGGGTCATAGTGCGAGCCGCCGTTCGGGAACAGCGCCACGCCGACGTTGCTCAGGGCATGGAACAGGACCGCCGCGAACAGGCTCTCGCCGGTGTTGTTGTAGAGCCACACGATGAGGACCCGCGCCGCCAGGGTCTCCAGGCACTTCCAGGCGATCCAGGCCGCACCATGGTGCGCCTGGACCAACGGCACGACATGCCACAGCGCCCCCACCGTCCCCAGTAGGAGGCTGGCCTTGAGGGCGCCCCAGCGGTCCTGCAACGGATCGGCGGCATAGCCCATCCAGCCTGCCTCCTCCCCGACGGCCGGAGGCAGGAACACCAGCAGCAGGAGCGGCGCCGCCAGCAGCGAGACGTGCGGGTCGGGCAGCGGCCGCCCCAGCAGGCGCATCACCTCATAGGACCCCACCAGGATGACCGGGTTCAGGAGGACGATGGCGACATACCAGCGCCTGCGCCCGACCCGCCGGTGGTCCAGCACGCGCCGCACCAGCCGCCTGACCCCGGCAGACCCCTCGGCCCGGTGGACCAGGACCACGCCCGCCACCAGCGGGCAGACGGCCATCAGCGAGCTCACCGGAAGGTTCATGGGGAACCCCGGCTGGAACCCTCGCCGCTCGGCGATGGCCCCGGCCAGCCAGA
This genomic window from Actinomycetota bacterium contains:
- a CDS encoding LuxR C-terminal-related transcriptional regulator, with translation MVEPTTPRPPGVRLAEHDGLLATKLHIPRPRPELLSRARLIERLTEGTARELVLVCTPAGFGKTTLLADWARGTPRPVAWVSLDEGDNDPTRFWRHVAAALDQVRPGLGERAGALLRDAGRASFEAVPAALVNELAGGPDEVVLILDDYHLVDAPPVHQSLAFLLEHLPTQAHLVVASRADPPLPLARLRASGQLAELRAADLRFTPDDAAALLRTAVGSGLPEAAVAALADRTEGWVAGLQLAALSLQGRADVTAFVEGFSGSHRYVLDYLAEEVLDRQPQRLRQFLLATSVLERLSGPLCDAITGRSDSQGLLEQAERASLFLVPLDEVRGWWRYHQLFADLLRGRLSREQPERVLELHRAAAAWSEAHGLVDDAIRHALTAGDATWAARLVERHFDALLQRAEGATVDRWVEALPAELVRSRPRLLLAQAVWALLVGRIHDAEPLLDQAEAALAAGGDEPYEPSVGRAASLVANLPASIAIARADLARRRGDAERVDAFAQGALTHLTKKDRALRWAVDRYLAVAAWQRGELAQAERLLIDLVGEHWAPGEGFLAVRPRYDLGQVQRARGRLGAALRTYRQVLAAGGGTGRPLSAAGMAHVGMAGVLFERSELDGALDHASQGVELCRQLAYTQPLLAGLATLAWIRHARGDRAGALAAIAEAEQIEPSPEVVDLLNPVPALRARLALAHGEVTDAAHWVQARGLDVEDQPSYPREHEYLVLARVLVAQGDPERALGLLERLRAEAAAQGRTGSVIEVRTLQALALDASGDQAGALDVLAEAVALGAPEGYLRVFIDEGPPMAALFRELLARRRRARPATVAAPRDHLARLVEAFEQADLPIRPPASHGRVVAPGMVEPLTARELEVLRLLAAGKSNQAIARQLVVTLDTVKSHVGHILAKLGAANRTEAVARARDLGLLG
- a CDS encoding CPBP family intramembrane glutamic endopeptidase, producing MATSAASPRSPLRFCLLVFALSLPFWLAGAIAERRGFQPGFPMNLPVSSLMAVCPLVAGVVLVHRAEGSAGVRRLVRRVLDHRRVGRRRWYVAIVLLNPVILVGSYEVMRLLGRPLPDPHVSLLAAPLLLLVFLPPAVGEEAGWMGYAADPLQDRWGALKASLLLGTVGALWHVVPLVQAHHGAAWIAWKCLETLAARVLIVWLYNNTGESLFAAVLFHALSNVGVALFPNGGSHYDPAVAGVLTAIAAGTVAFLWGARTLARFRPSLAGEKEQGTSPIRMCHGSGG